The following coding sequences lie in one Desmodus rotundus isolate HL8 chromosome 1, HLdesRot8A.1, whole genome shotgun sequence genomic window:
- the LOC112302883 gene encoding interferon omega-1-like has translation MALPLSLLLVLVVVSCGPSGSLGCDLPQNHIQLSKDNLVLMRQMRRISNSTCLNDTKDFRFPRAVVKGSQVQKVQAISVLHGMLQHISDLLLTANTSAAWNTTLLNQVRMGLYRQLEDLEACLVRDKREEGTAPPSHGPTLPVRRYFEGICFYLKEKQYSDCAWEAVRVEIMRSLSSIITLQERLSNMDRDQRSP, from the coding sequence ATGGCCCTCCCACTGTCTCTACTGCTGGTCCTGGTGGTGGTCAGCTGTGGCCCCAGTGGATCTCTAGGCTGTGACCTACCCCAGAACCACATCCAGCTCAGCAAGGACAACTTGGTGCTTATGAGGCAAATGCGGAGAATCTCCAATTCAACCTGTCTGAACGACACAAAAGACTTCAGATTCCCCCGGGCAGTGGTAAAAGGCAGCCAGGTCCAGAAGGTCCAGGCCATCTCTGTCCTCCATGGGATGCTCCAGCACATCTCGGACCTCTTGCTCACAGCGAACACCTCTGCTGCCTGGAACACCACCCTCCTGAACCAAGTGCGCATGGGACTCTACCGGCAGCTGGAAGACCTGGAGGCCTGTTTGGTGAGGgacaagagagaggaaggaactgCCCCGCCTTCCCATGGACCTACCCTGCCTGTGAGGAGGTACTTTGAGGGCATTTGTTTCTACTTGAAAGAGAAGCAGTACAGTGACTGTGCCTGGGAGGCTGTCCGAGTGGAAATCATGAGATCCTTGTCTTCAATAATAACCTTGCAagaaaggttaagtaacatgGACAGAGACCAGCGGTCACCTTGA